One Salvelinus namaycush isolate Seneca chromosome 4, SaNama_1.0, whole genome shotgun sequence genomic window carries:
- the LOC120046655 gene encoding membrane-spanning 4-domains subfamily A member 15-like, which translates to MMSVNMVSDISPAGGGREPHSATVGGSKPLHRFIRGEPKSIGIVMLFMGSSLFILAIPMRMDPLESSAENFTSFWLGILFIICGLLYVLTEKNTSKQLVTASLALSIISILGVTVAFFEFLKGILNLQYYHYSYYHSYYDDITNSTRDDVPWRKHHTGQLRSLEAVFMYQSLVGMVFLIMMTAFARAALRSSKTQAIVVMNNLPSAD; encoded by the exons ATGATGTCGGTGAACATGGTGTCTGACATCAGTCCagcagggggaggaagagagccACATTCTGCCACAGTGGGAGGTAGTAAACCCCTGCACCGCTTCATAAGAGGGGAGCCGAAGAGTATTGGG ATTGTAATGCTGTTCATGGGCTCATCACTCTTCATCTTGGCGATTCCCATGAGAATGGATCCACTGGAGTCCTCTGCGGAGAATTTCACCTCTTTTTGGCTAGGAATCCTG TTTATCATCTGTGGGCTGTTATACGTGCTCACAGAGAAGAATACTTCAAAACAATTG GTGACAGCAAGCCTGGCCCTTAGCATCATCTCTATATTGGGGGTCACAGTGGCTTTCTTTGAATTCCTTAAAGGCATCCTGAATTTGCAGTATTACCATTACAGCTATTATCATTCCTACTATGATGACATCACAAACTCTACCAGAGATGATGTCCCCTGGCGTAAACATCATACG GGCCAGTTGCGCAGCCTTGAGGCTGTATTCATGTATCAGAGCTTAGTGGGAATGGTGTTCCTAATAATGATGACAGCATTTGCCAGGGCTGCCTTGCGGTCCAGTAAGACACAG GCAATTGTTGTAATGAACAATCTACCATCAGCAGACTGA